From a single Vitis vinifera cultivar Pinot Noir 40024 chromosome 18, ASM3070453v1 genomic region:
- the LOC100254556 gene encoding protein NRT1/ PTR FAMILY 5.10, protein MAISDISLDSETPFLEDAVEGVVDYRGVPAKRSRSGGWRSASFIIGVELAERIAYYGISFNLISYLTGPLGQSMAVAAQNVNTFSGAGCLLPLLGAFVADSFLGRYRTIVIASLLYILGLGLLTLSAMLPSLIPSFCQNIDNPPQFQVVLFFFSLYLVTIGQSGHKPCTQAFGADQFDGQHPEECKAKSSFFNWWYFALCSGISVAFLILSYIQENLNWVLGFGIPCIVMVAALLLFLLGTKTYRYSINTNEENPFVRIGKVFVEATRNWRTMPSLKTAEEVAGETLPHHGSHQFNCDRFLSKALLTLDCSKEDGKACSFSDVEEAKAVLKLFPIWITSLVFGILPAQLSTFFTKQGITMDRSTGLGFDIPAASLQSLNTTTIVIFIPIYDRILVPIARHLTRKPSGLSMLQRIGTGMFLYIISMVIAALIEVKRLKKAEEHGLVDTPNVTIPMSVWWLVPQYVLSGVGDALAMVGFQEFFYDQAPNELRSVGIALNLSIFGLGSFLSSFLISATDKVTGGDGHDSWFNDNLNKAHLDYFYWLLVGLGLLGLAGYLYFAKSYIYNKRGIV, encoded by the exons ATGGCCATCTCGGACATCTCTTTAGACTCCGAGACACCATTCCTTGAGGACGCCGTGGAGGGTGTTGTGGACTACAGAGGTGTTCCAGCCAAGAGATCTAGATCTGGTGGTTGGAGGTCAGCCTCTTTCATCATCG GTGTGGAACTGGCGGAGAGGATTGCTTACTATGGCATATCATTCAATCTTATAAGCTATCTTACGGGGCCACTGGGGCAGTCCATGGCCGTGGCTGCCCAGAACGTTAATACATTTAGCGGGGCTGGGTGTCTACTCCCTTTGCTTGGGGCATTCGTTGCAGATTCCTTTCTGGGTCGATATCGCACTATTGTTATTGCATCTCTTCTCTACATCCTG GGACTAGGCTTGTTAACCCTGTCGGCTATGCTTCCTTCTCTGATCCCTTCCTTCTGCCAAAACATTGACAATCCTCCCCAGTTCCAAGTAGTcttattctttttctctctatatctAGTAACAATTGGCCAAAGTGGGCACAAGCCTTGCACTCAGGCTTTTGGAGCTGACCAATTTGATGGACAACATCCAGAGGAGTGCAAAGCTAAGAGCTCGTTCTTCAACTGGTGGTATTTTGCTCTATGCAGTGGTATTTCAGTAGCTTTCTTGATCTTGAGCTACATTCAAGAAAATCTTAACTGGGTTCTTGGATTTGGAATCCCCTGCATTGTCATGGTGGCAGCGCTGCTCCTTTTCTTGCTTGGAACTAAGACTTACCGTTATAGTATCAACACCAATGAGGAAAACCCATTTGTGAGAATTGGCAAGGTGTTTGTTGAAGCAACTAGGAATTGGAGAACCATGCCATCACTGAAAACTGCAGAGGAGGTTGCTGGAGAGACCCTGCCTCACCATGGTTCCCATCAGTTCAA TTGTGACAGGTTTCTCAGCAAGGCCTTGCTTACACTAGACTGTTCGAAGGAGGATGGAAAGGCATGTAGCTTCAGTGACGTTGAAGAAGCGAAGGCAGTTCTAAAGCTGTTTCCCATATGGATTACTAGTTTGGTGTTTGGTATCTTGCCAGCACAATTATCCACTTTCTTTACCAAGCAAGGAATTACTATGGATAGATCAACTGGCTTGGGTTTTGACATACCGGCTGCTTCACTTCAATCCTTGAATACCACCACCATTGTCATCTTCATTCCCATATATGACCGCATTTTGGTTCCTATTGCAAGACATTTAACCAGGAAACCTTCTGGCTTATCAATGCTTCAGAGAATTGGAACGGGGATGTTTTTATACATCATTTCAATGGTAATTGCAGCATTAATAGAGGTGAAACGGCTCAAGAAAGCTGAAGAACACGGCCTGGTTGATACACCAAATGTGACCATTCCAATGAGCGTGTGGTGGTTGGTTCCTCAATATGTATTGTCTGGAGTTGGGGATGCGTTAGCCATGGTAGGTTTTCAAGAATTTTTCTATGATCAGGCCCCAAATGAATTAAGGAGTGTTGGTATTGCCCTCAACCTCAGTATTTTTGGGTTAGGGAGCTTCCTGAGCAGCTTTCTCATCTCTGCCACTGATAAAGTAACTGGTGGAGATGGCCATGATAGCTGGTTCAATGATAACCTCAATAAAGCACATCTTGATTACTTTTATTGGCTTCTTGTTGGGCTCGGTCTATTAGGATTGGCTGGTTATTTGTATTTTGCAAAATCTTA